CTTCAATGTACTTGACAGATCGAAAACGTATCCACCGGTTAAAAAATAATGAACTTCCTCTGAGGCCTTGGTGTTGATATTGTCTTTATCCAAATGTTCTGATTTCAAAATATTCGGAACCGAGAATCCGGCATACCATTTGTTCGTGTAATAATAAACTCCAGCTCCGAAATTTGGAAATGCATCGTTAATATTTTCATCAAATACCGGATCTCCGGCACTAGAAGTCTGCGGCAATACTACATCCAACAGATTAACATTTAACAAAGTCACTCCTCCTTTTAATCCAAAGGCCAATCTTCCTTCATCTGATGTGGTTAGCGTGTAGGAAAAGTCTGCATAAATATTTTGCTCTTTGGCAGGGCCAATCTCATCAGCTATGACTGAAAGTCCAACTCCTACCTTTTTTCCTAACGGCGCATGAACATCAAAAGTCAATGATTTTGGTGCTCCATCCACACTCGTCCACTGGCTTCGCCCCAACAAACCTAAACTTAAGGTCCCTCTAGAACCAGCGTACGCTGGATTTACAACGTTCATGTTGTACATATATTGTGTATACTGGGGATCTTGTTGGGCTTTGGTCTCGTTAAAGAATAATAAAAAACCAAAAGCTAAGAAAATTGTTATTTTTTTCATTTGTTAAATTTTATTCATTTGACAATTGCATTGTCACTTAAATAGTATCGAGTTACTAAAATGAAATTCGTATAACCCCATACTCCCTTTTTTATTTAAAAGGCAGCATATTGAATAAGCTATGCTGCCTTGGATGCTATCTTAATAGTTGACATAAACCCATCCCTTGTCCGGAGATTTGTTTCCGTCGTTATATTTGATCAAATAGAAATACGTTCCAGCAGGTACCAATTGTCCCTTACTCAGAGTCATATTACCTGTTGACCTTCCGTCCCACCAGTCTGGGTTCAGATTTCCATTATTCATGTATTTGTACACGCTGTTACCCCATCTGTCAAATACTTCCATGCTAAAGTCCGGAGTTTCAATGAGTCCAGGTATACTGAATAAATCATTTTCCCCGTCACCATTCGGTGAGAATCCACTCGGGATCAGACTTGTATTAAAGACCAGTCTTACACCGTCCGAAATCAATTCTTCATTAGGGTCACATGCATAATCAGGAGATGTTAAAACAACTCTGTATCTGCTTCCTTCCAGTCTTCCACGTGCATCATTAATTCTTAATCGGTCTGTATCTACTCCGCTGTATTTGGAATCATTGACCAAATCAACCCAAGTAGTACCCCCGTCCATGCTTTGCTGCCACTGATAGAAAGTCGCAACCGCAGAAACTTCGAAAACAGCATCATCACCAAGAGCAATCTCGATCTCTTCAGGCTGGTTTTCAATAGAGGATGGTTCTCCGGCCTCCTGGAAATCAAATACGCCGTTGTTATCGAGATCATTCGGTGTTGTATATCCACCTTGTCCAATTACCTGGCCGTCTGCATCTACAGTCACAGGGGATGTTCCTAATCTACCATCTCCATCCGGATCAGTGAATCCTGCCTCTATGGCATCGGCACAACCGTCACCATCCGCATCAATACTGATTCTATCCGGTATCCCATCCAAATTAGAATCTGTAACCTCTCCTTCCACGGTATCAAAAATTCCATCATTATCGTCATCCACGTCTACAATGTCGAATACACCATCATTATCAGAATCTAATAAGATGTTGTAACTCGCTGAATCTGAAGTGTCTCCAGGGTCACAAGCAAATGCTATATTCGTAACCACCACTCTGTATTCATTAAAATAATCCGGAATTACAAGATTCGAAACGGTTAAAGTTGCCGTGTTGGTACCACTATACTTGGAATCATCACTTAGTGGCACAAAACCAGCACCATCTATACTAATTTCCCACTGATAAGTATCCCCATCTGAAGCAGCGGTAAACGTAGCACTTCCGCTAAGGACAAAGTCCTGATCAGAAGGATCATCCGTAATAAGAGCGGGGGACCCTGCTTCCTGGAAGTCATAAGTTCCATTATTATCCAAATCATTCGGAGTTGTATATCCGTCTGTTCCACTCGTTACCTGACCGGTTAATGGGTCCACTGTTACCGGAGAGTTTCCTAATAGTCCATCTCCGTCGTCGTCGGTAAAGCCTGCTTCAATAACATCATCACAACCATCGGCATCTGAATCGAGTTCAAATCTATCTGGTGTTCCATTATTGTTTGAATCACCTCCATTAGGGCCCGCATCTTCTACTGTATCAAAAATTCCATCATTATCATCATCAACATCGACAATGTCTGGCACCCCATCATTATCATTATCAGGTAAGCTTACAATCAAGGCAGCATCAGAAGTTGTTACAGGATCACAGGCAAATGCAATATTATTAACTCGTACCCTGTAAGCATAACCCAACATACTAACATCCACATTAGAAATGGTCAAGCTTGCGGTTGTTGCACCAGAGTAATCACCACCGTCAACTAAATCATTCCAAGTAGTTCCATCAGTGCTTTCTTCCCATTGATACGTATCTGCAGAAGCAGCTACATCAAAGGTAACAGCTCCTCCCGGAACAAAGTTTTGATCTACCGGTTGCGTAGTAATTGCAGCGGCACTTCCAGCTTCCTGGAAATCTGGAATACCGTTGTTATCTAAATCATTAGGTGCAGTATAACCGTCCGTTGCGCTTGTAACACGTCCTGTTACATCTACATCCGGTGGATTTACGGTTCCAAGCATACCCATTCCATTATCAGTAAACCCAGCTTCTGTTACATCAAAACACCCGTCTCCGTCAGCATCAAGATTCAGAGCATCCGGATTCGTAGAAGGATCTGTATTGCCTGCTTCGTCAGTATCCAAAATACCATCATTGTCATCATCAACATCAACAATATCGAAAACTCCATCGTTATCAAAATCTGATGGTGTAATATATCGTGCTTCCGTGGACAAAGTCGTAGGGTCACAAGCATACCCTATATTGCTTACAGTAACTCTGTATCTGAAAGTTAATTTACTTACATCTGAATTACTTACTTGAAGATCGGCTGTCGTAGTTCCTGAATAATCTCCTCCATCAAGCAAAATATTCCAAGTAGCACCTCCGTCCTGACTCTCTTCCCATTGATATGTGTCTGCAGTTGCAGCCACACTGAAAGTTGTCACACCAATAATCAGGGCCTGATCAGAAGGTTGTGTTGTTATAGTTGCTGGTGCTCCTGCTTCTTGGAAATCAGGTGTTCCCGATCCATTCAAATCATTTGGAGTAGTGTATCCATCTGATCCGCTAATCACTCGACCATCGGCATCTACCGCTATTGGAAAGTTTCCTAAAAATCCATCGCCATTATCATCTGTAAATCCAGCTTCAGTAACATCAAAACAACCATCATTATCTGAGTCAAGATTTGTTGCATCAGGATTTGTTGAAGGATCCGTATTTCCCGGCTCATCAACGTCCAAAATACCATCATTATCATCATCTACATCAACTATATCGAATACCAAATCCTTATCAAAATCACCAGGAGTTACAAAAGTAACATCAGTAGAAGTAGTAACAGGATCACAGGCATAGGCAATATTATTTACCAATACTCTATATCTATTATTAACTTTACTGAAATCAGGTGTTAAGACCGTAAGGTCTGCAGTTGTTGTTCCTGAATAGTCTCCTGCTTCAGATAAAGGAGTCCAAGAAACACCATTATCTACACTCTCCTCCCATTGATAAGAACCATCAGTGGCTGCAACATCAAGTACAACTGAAAAGGTTGAACTTGTACCAAGATTATAGATCTGATCAACTGGCTGTGTTGTTATATTGGCCGCTGCACCAGCTTCTTGAAAATCAGGTGTGCCTGAGCCATTTAAATCATTAGGAGTAGTATATCCATCTGTTCCACTTGATACTGAACCATCAGGGTTAACACTAACTGGAGCATTTCCAAGTATACCATCACCATTATCATCTGTGAAGCCTGCCTCAGTAACATCAAAACATCCATCGCTGTCTGCATCTAAATTTATTCTGTCCTCATTAGTTCCAGGATCTGTATTTCCGGCTTCATCAGTATCAAAAATACCATCGTTGTCATCATCAACATCTACGATATCAAAAATGCCATCACCATCAAAATCTTCAGGAGTAATATAAGTGACTTCATCAGAAGTTGTAACAGGATCACAGGCATAAGCAACATTGCTAACTAAAACTCTATATCTGTCTGTTAATCTGCTTACATCTGTATTGGTTACTACTAAACTCGCTGTTTGAGCACCGGCATAAGAACCAACTGCATCTATAATAGTTGTCCATGTTGCACCACCATCAGTACTCTCTTCCCATTGGTATGACTCATCTCCAGGGGCTAAATCAGTTACCACCGTAAAAGTTACATCACCTATGATCAGATCCTGATCAACTGGCTGTGTTGTTATATTAGCCGCTGCACCAGCTTCTTGAAAATCAGGTGTGCCTGAGCCATTTAAATCATTAGGAGTAGTATATCCATCTGTTCCACTTGATACTGAACCATCAGGGTTAACACTAACTGGAGCATTTCCAAGTATACCATCACCATTATCATCTGTGAAGCCTGCC
This DNA window, taken from Lutimonas zeaxanthinifaciens, encodes the following:
- a CDS encoding gliding motility-associated C-terminal domain-containing protein, which codes for MKRDYFNFKFGNLKIRSFKRHLITSLFMLSMSLVHSQSSLIIETTSSGNPNPLVLGDWEVNVSNPIQLMDWTASGAVNQVINNNNTPVFNFGSNIANGNITVQTNDTPGVFNSINELTADAGWGQQIVSIDVSDLNRLRRLFLADNLLTSIDLSQNGDLVELDLQRNQLISLDLSQNTDLERLDIDANLNLVSLDISNNSNLEILSARDISITSLDISNSPNLIEIDLTNAPLTSASIDNILNTLDGFGNFNGTLSLRNSSGGVITKNGIAAYISLVSKGWDIEPPQGFDLGDAPDSYGTLLTSGGAVHLYDSGRDQYVLGNSKDSESTGLPSLDADGDDLDNLDDEDGVDPAEFDGIITSSTNVDIDIEVANNSNASVYVHAWIDFDVNGLFDADEYSTIPIGANTGQAIYTLNWDILGLGADMQSGQTYARFRLTSDNDLTASSTGGFATGGEVEDYSFVIDQDTDGDGIPDSADLDADNDGILNSDEPGDSNGNGIDDSLELDADGDGCFDTREAGVLDGDEDGYVGTGILTSANVDADGLVISDDNGAINAPVDAYGPLNDLNNNTILDSQEAGAAANITTQPVDQDLIIGDVTFTVVTDLAPGDESYQWEESTDGGATWTTIIDAVGSYAGAQTASLVVTNTDVSRLTDRYRVLVSNVAYACDPVTTSDEVTYITPEDFDGDGIFDIVDVDDDNDGIFDTDEAGNTDPGTNEDRINLDADSDGCFDVTEAGFTDDNGDGILGNAPVSVNPDGSVSSGTDGYTTPNDLNGSGTPDFQEAGAAANITTQPVDQDLIIGDVTFTVVTDLAPGDESYQWEESTDGGATWTTIIDAVGSYAGAQTASLVVTNTDVSRLTDRYRVLVSNVAYACDPVTTSDEVTYITPEDFDGDGIFDIVDVDDDNDGIFDTDEAGNTDPGTNEDRINLDADSDGCFDVTEAGFTDDNGDGILGNAPVSVNPDGSVSSGTDGYTTPNDLNGSGTPDFQEAGAAANITTQPVDQIYNLGTSSTFSVVLDVAATDGSYQWEESVDNGVSWTPLSEAGDYSGTTTADLTVLTPDFSKVNNRYRVLVNNIAYACDPVTTSTDVTFVTPGDFDKDLVFDIVDVDDDNDGILDVDEPGNTDPSTNPDATNLDSDNDGCFDVTEAGFTDDNGDGFLGNFPIAVDADGRVISGSDGYTTPNDLNGSGTPDFQEAGAPATITTQPSDQALIIGVTTFSVAATADTYQWEESQDGGATWNILLDGGDYSGTTTADLQVSNSDVSKLTFRYRVTVSNIGYACDPTTLSTEARYITPSDFDNDGVFDIVDVDDDNDGILDTDEAGNTDPSTNPDALNLDADGDGCFDVTEAGFTDNGMGMLGTVNPPDVDVTGRVTSATDGYTAPNDLDNNGIPDFQEAGSAAAITTQPVDQNFVPGGAVTFDVAASADTYQWEESTDGTTWNDLVDGGDYSGATTASLTISNVDVSMLGYAYRVRVNNIAFACDPVTTSDAALIVSLPDNDNDGVPDIVDVDDDNDGIFDTVEDAGPNGGDSNNNGTPDRFELDSDADGCDDVIEAGFTDDDGDGLLGNSPVTVDPLTGQVTSGTDGYTTPNDLDNNGTYDFQEAGSPALITDDPSDQDFVLSGSATFTAASDGDTYQWEISIDGAGFVPLSDDSKYSGTNTATLTVSNLVIPDYFNEYRVVVTNIAFACDPGDTSDSASYNILLDSDNDGVFDIVDVDDDNDGIFDTVEGEVTDSNLDGIPDRISIDADGDGCADAIEAGFTDPDGDGRLGTSPVTVDADGQVIGQGGYTTPNDLDNNGVFDFQEAGEPSSIENQPEEIEIALGDDAVFEVSAVATFYQWQQSMDGGTTWVDLVNDSKYSGVDTDRLRINDARGRLEGSRYRVVLTSPDYACDPNEELISDGVRLVFNTSLIPSGFSPNGDGENDLFSIPGLIETPDFSMEVFDRWGNSVYKYMNNGNLNPDWWDGRSTGNMTLSKGQLVPAGTYFYLIKYNDGNKSPDKGWVYVNY
- a CDS encoding PorP/SprF family type IX secretion system membrane protein — protein: MKKITIFLAFGFLLFFNETKAQQDPQYTQYMYNMNVVNPAYAGSRGTLSLGLLGRSQWTSVDGAPKSLTFDVHAPLGKKVGVGLSVIADEIGPAKEQNIYADFSYTLTTSDEGRLAFGLKGGVTLLNVNLLDVVLPQTSSAGDPVFDENINDAFPNFGAGVYYYTNKWYAGFSVPNILKSEHLDKDNINTKASEEVHYFLTGGYVFDLSSTLKFKPSVMFKGVSGAPLSVDINANFLMYDRFELGASYRIDDAVSVLFNFGVTPDFRIGYAYDYTISEFSNSNTGGSHEIILLYDIDFSKKNLKSPRFF